The following proteins come from a genomic window of Lolium rigidum isolate FL_2022 chromosome 5, APGP_CSIRO_Lrig_0.1, whole genome shotgun sequence:
- the LOC124656813 gene encoding probable LRR receptor-like serine/threonine-protein kinase At4g31250: MGRTLAAAAAVIVVLLVCCSYEVRGEESDDVKESLVKFLVTLAGGGGVGEARAEALGWNNSTDPCPGATGNGSVSKWGEQVVCFNNGDPNAGKIKYIDLQSQNLNGTIDASLLCAARALRRVNLQNNSLTGGLPAGISACSGLPYLFLDRNRLTGSLPSSLGQLRRLRVLDVSRNDFSGELPDSLRQLPNLVRFAANNNHFDGTIPDFNLPNYLSFNVSSNNLTGPIPKKLGIIDMSSFADNAAGMCGKPLFPECPASPSPGKDGESKSKKTRKILMYLGYILLGSVIVGFVVYKLCSRKRKNRLGKKAQEKLVVYEFQSSGSLHRQLHGMLLLLCTSRYNKIICFKPHRFKKQVPLL; encoded by the exons ATGGGGAGGACTCTTGCCGCGGCTGCTGCCGTCATAGTGGTGTTACTCGTGTGTTGTTCGTACGAGGTGCGTGGTGAGGAGTCGGACGACGTGAAGGAATCCCTCGTCAAGTTCCTGGTCACGCTCGCCGGAGGCGGCGGTGTTGGCGAGGCGAGGGCGGAAGCCCTCGGGTGGAACAACTCGACCGACCCCTGCCCTGGCGCCACCGGCAATGGCAGCGTCTCCAAGTGGGGCGAGCAGGTCGTGTGCTTCAACAACGGCGACCCCAACGCCGGCAAGATCAAGTACATCGATCTCCAGTCGCAGAACCTGAACGGCACCATCGACGCGTCGCTGCTCTGCGCCGCGCGTGCGCTCCGCCGAGTGAACCTGCAGAACAACTCGCTGACCGGCGGCCTCCCCGCGGGCATCTCGGCCTGCTCGGGCCTCCCCTACCTGTTCCTCGACCGCAACCGGCTCACCGGCAGCCTGCCGAGCTCCCTCGGCCAGCTCAGGAGGCTCCGCGTGCTCGACGTCTCCAGGAACGACTTCTCCGGCGAGCTCCCAGACAGCCTCCGCCAGCTTCCCAACCTGGTAAGGTTCGCGGCCAACAACAACCACTTCGACGGCACCATTCCGGACTTCAACCTCCCCAATTACCTGAGCTTCAACGTGTCCAGCAATAACCTCACCGGACCGATCCCCAAGAAACTCGGAATCATCGACATGTCCAGCTTCGCGGACAACGCTGCCGGCATGTGCGGCAAGCCTCTCTTCCCCGAGTGTCCGGCATCGCCTTCCCCCGGTAAGGATGGGGAGAGCAAATCAAAGAAGACGCGGAAGATCCTCATGTATCTCGGGTACATCCTCCTCGGCTCAGTCATAGTGGGCTTCGTCGTCTACAAGCTCTGCTCCAGGAAACGGAAAAACAGGCTGGGCAAGAAG GCCCAGGAGAAGCTGGTGGTGTACGAGTTTCAGAGCAGCGGCAGCCTCCACAGGCAACTCCACGGTATGCTGCTGCTTCTTTGCACTTCTCGTTACAACAAAATAATTTGCTTCAAACCACATCGATTCAAAAAACAAGTTCCACTACTTTGA